The following is a genomic window from Mesotoga sp. UBA6090.
TTCATAATCCATATATTATGCAAATTATGTGGAAAGCGCCTCCGTAATACAGGGATCGTGAAGGGGTCGAAAAAAAGGATGTAAGAGCCCAGAGGAAAGAGGTTGGAAGAACGCGAAGATCTTGATTTGTAATCTCTGGTTCGAGAGAATAGAGAGAGGGCGAGACTGATGAGAAAAGTGAGATCCCATGCAGGCCCCCCAAACAGGAGCACTTTGGGTCAGGCTCCACGGGATGAAGATGAAGGTGTATGATGAAACTACTGGCGATTTTTTGAAGCTGAGAATGTTCACCGCTCTTGATCTGGAATTTGAATCCTCCCTTGAGGCAGCTAACCATTACCCATGAGTCAGAGAGTTAAATGCTACTAAAATTCTTGTTCTTGCGTGTGTTTGTATTTGGCTCCTGATGATCCTGATCTTAAGTCCTCCCTTGAGGGAGGAGCGCCACGTAGTGGCGGAGGATGTGCACTAATTCGCAAGTTCGAGATGTAAGTTATCAGAAGTTGAAAGAATTTATTCCAACACAAGTCAACGTTGCCTTCACCGAAGAAGCATCCTGGGGTTAGCGTGTCAGTAAGCAGGACATCTTTCTGAGGGAAGGTCAGGAATGAGATCTCGCAAAGAATCCGGATTTATCTTGAATGTCGGACTTGGTGCAAGTAATGCTGGCTATTTCATTTCTCAACTTGGTACTTTGATCATTCTGATTTCAACCGTTTGTCAGCGAAGTTTCTGAATTTCAGATAGTATGACTTCTGGTGCAAGGTCTTCACTTTTCGTTAGCAAGCTTTCGATCCATGCCAATATCGTTACAGGATCAGAGCATTCAGAAGGAAAAACGTTTTGATTAAGGTGAAGGTGATGCGGATGAGTTCTAATGCTTTATTGATGGGGCGAGTTATCCCACCTCATCTCGGTCCGAGTGTCGACAACCCAATGGAAAGAATATTTCCTCTGTGTGGCATTCACAAATTCCCATATGTAGACCTTCGATGAGTTCTTGAAGTGGATTTCAAGCTTAATGTATGCAAATTTCTTACCGGTCTTGAAGTCATGAATCTTGAAGTCCTGGACGAGTAAGGATTTTTCAACGAACTTCAATATCTTCTGCATTTATTCTCTCCATCAGCGAACTTACTTCTGAAAGAGCAGACTGGCATGCTTCCCATTCAATTAAGTCATCCCACATTTCATAGTTTTCATCAGAATCATTAACAAGGCTTCTAAACTCTTCTAGTGAACAATCGTACCTTCGCTCTAGCCTTGCTGACTGCTCCCGCAAGAGATTCATCTGATACAAGAGATCCAGCTTCTTGAAAGCAAGTAATTCTTCCTTGGAGACTATAATCATGTCTGTCCCCCCTTCCATAATTGATCAGAGTATCTACCAAATTATAGCATCCGTTGCTTCCAAAGGATTTTTCAAGACCTTTCGGAGACCTTTCCTTTCGGGACAGACTCCATTATTTACATTCAGTTAACATAAGTATTCGTTCAACTAGAACAGGTCCACCGTCAACGCTCCACCGTCCAAAGACCGAGAGAGAGGAGCGTATGAGCCGGGTCTGGAATCTGGTAAGAGAAGGAAGAGCAGAGAGGGAGAGAGAGAGAAAGAGAGGGCGAGAGGACGCGAAAAACGGCGCGATTTTTCGTGACTCCATTATTTTCATTCCGGTAACATAGGTATTCGGTAGTCAGAGCAGGTCTGTCGTCAACGGTTCTCCGTTTTCCGAGAAGAGAGAACTTATGAGCGCGAGAGAATAAGAGAGAATGTTTTTTGCAAGAGTGAATTCCC
Proteins encoded in this region:
- a CDS encoding toxin-antitoxin system TumE family protein, with amino-acid sequence MQKILKFVEKSLLVQDFKIHDFKTGKKFAYIKLEIHFKNSSKVYIWEFVNATQRKYSFHWVVDTRTEMRWDNSPHQ